TTTATCTTCGGAAAGCATTCTCCATTCTCCCTTGGAAAGGATTCAGAATTTACTCTTTGAACTCGGTTCAGAATTAGCAGGTTTTCGGCCAAAAGAAGAATCCTGCATTTTAGAGGAGGACACATTCTTCCTCGAACAAGAAATCGATTCAATGCAGGAGAAATTAACCCCCTTAAAAAAATTCATCCTTCCGGGCGGAACAAAAGCATCCTCTTTTTTGCACATTTCGAGAACGGTTTCCAGAAGATTGGAAAGGGAAATGGTACACTATAAAGAGGAAGGTCTGGAAATTCTTTCTCAACCGATGATTTTTATGAATCGACTCTCCGATTATTTTTTTGTCGCCGCACGTTACGCAAATTTAGAGGAAAAAATTCAGGAACCGACATGGACGTCCAGAGCAAAACTTTAAGTTCTCATCCGAAATCTCTTTCAATTCTTTTCCTAACGGAAACCTGGGAAAGATTTAGTTTCTACGGTATGCGAGCCTTGCTTGTTTTATTTTTGACGAAAGTCTTCCACTATTCGGATCCGGTGGCGCAGGATATCTACGGGTATTACATTGGTCTTGTGTATCTTACACCGTTGATCGGAGGTTATCTGGCGGACCGATATCTCGGTTTTAAAGTTTCGATTTATCTCGGAACAACGCTCATGATGTTCGGCCACTTAAGTCTTGCATTCGAAACAAAACCTTTTTTCTTTTTAGGACTCGCGTTACTCATCATCGGAGTCGGCTTTTTTAAACCGAATATATCTACGGTTATGGGAAGGATTTATGAAGAAGAAAATAAGAATCACATGAAGGATTCCGGTTTTACGATCTTCTATATGGGAATCAACCTAGGGGGTTTTCTCGGGCCGATCTTTTGCGGTTATTTTAGCGCGGCCTTCGGCTGGGGATATGGTTTTGGGGTCGCGGCATTCGGAGTTCTATTCGGAATCTTGATCTTCCTTTTTGGTCAGAGAATTTTTCCGAAAAGTGTATTCGAACCCGGAAGGAAGATTCAATTAAACCAGTCATTGACTCCGAATCCTTTGACCAAAGAAGAAAAGGAAAGGGTGGCGGTGATCTTTATTTTTGCGACATTTATGATCATTTTCTGGGGAGTTTTTGAACAAATCGGCTCTTCGATGAATCTATTTATCGATCGCCACGTAGATCGTAATCTTTTCGGATACGAAATTCCGACTCCCTTATTTCAATCCCTAAACCCTCTATTGATCTTACTGTTTGCTCCTTTAGTCGCCGCATTTTGGACCGCGCTTGCGAAAAGAAATTTAAAACCGGACACGTCCACACGGTTCGCCTATGGATTTCTAATATTGAGTCTTGGGTATATTACTTTAGTCGCGGCGACGTACGATTTCCAAAGAGGAAATAAAATTTCCGCGCTCTGGCTTCTTCTTATGGTTGCTCTCATTACGATCGGCGAGTTGTTTACTTCTCCGGTAGGACTTTCCCTCGTAACAAAATTGGCACCGAATCATTTGGGGGGATTCTTGATGGGTGTCTGGTTTATTTCCAGTTTTTTCGGAGGAATCTTAACCGGAAAGTTAGGTGGACTCATGAGCACCGAAAGTTTTCCATCCTTTTTCGGGATGTTCGCGGGTTTGGCATTTATCGGAAGTATCGTTTTGTATTTGGCAAGAAAGAAATTTCAAAAATGGATGCACGGCGGAGATTTGTAGACTTCAACTTTCTCATTTGATGATTGTAATATTAGGAGTTTTCTATGTATAGAATTCTATTTTATTTTTTTATCCTCTTCCTATTCCAGACTAAACTTTTTTCCGATCCTTTTTCTGATCTCCTTAAGGAGGATTTTGAAACCGGACAAACACTTCTAATAAAAAATTCGGTCTTTCAAAAACTGGGTAGTAAATCCAAAGATACCCGGGTGATGGAAATCACTAAAAATACGATTCCTTGGGCGATCATGGAAGGATTGGCTCCGAACGCAGTAGCGGAATTAATCGTAAATCAATATTACGTTTCCCTTTCGGGGATGCGCTTTACGGAATCAGAGGACGCGATTCCTGCACTCGCTAAACAAAAACTTTCCGAGAAAGATTTTGTCCTTGTTTCCCTCTTTGTGAAAGAAACGGATCAGGCGGGAATTCGGGAGGAGATTCGGAATGTTTTTCTTTCGACTGCCCTCAAATCTCGTTGGGACGGCTTTTCCATCTTAGCTGGGGGAAGAGCGCTCATTGCGGGAAAATACGTTGGGATTCCTGAAAATCGGCTGGCTTCTCGCATTCTAAGTTTGCTTCCAACAAAGGGGGGAAACGCACCTTTTGAAAAAACGGATTCTGCTTTTCGTCAGGCGATATTTTTCAATCCGACAAATGATCGTTATACGCTTGCGTCCGATCTACTTTCTCAACTTAAGGCACTTCACTCGGGGACAAAAAGTAAGTCTTTGGATTCCTGGACGACTTCGATTGCGACTGCGCGATCGCTCGATAGCGGACTGGATTCTGCGGGAGAAATTGTGATCGGTGATAGACCAAAATTCGGTTTCGAAGAAAATATCCCCGAACCACCCTTAGTCCCGGAAGTCGAACCTGAGGCCCCAGTGAATCCGGGAAAGTCGGATTGGGAAGTTTTACATTCTTCTCGTTTACTTTCCGTTGTAAAGGAATGGCAAGGGACTCCTTACTATTGGGGAGGAACTTCAAAGAAAGGTGTCGATTGCTCGGGTTTTACGTTTAGTTCTCTAACAGATTCTCGCGTCGGAGTTCCTGCAAAAATCGTTCCTCGTCTCGGAAGAGATCAGGCAAAGTCAGGGGCACACGTTTCACACGATGATCTTCAGGCAGGAGATCTTATTTTCTTTTCCGCTTCGCCGAATCAAAGTAAGATCACTCACGTTGGGCTCGTGATTTCGGATAAAGAATTTTCCCATGCTTCTTCCACAAGAGGAGTGGTGATCGATAAGATTTCAATGAAGTGGTGGATCGATCGATACGTTACTTCACGGAGAGTTTTTAAAAAAGTAACTCCTTAAAGTTTGCTTTGAATTCTTTTACGGTGGACTTGATTCTGCAGGGAGGAATTCAATGCTGTTATACTTTATTATGGAATCCGTTTTTCTCAAATCGATATACCAAGACTTTATTTCAGTTCTGAAATGAAATAGTTTTAGAATTAAGATAGTCTTTGGGCTATCATTGTGTTCTTTAAACTTTCTTTTTTAGGAATCAAACCAATCTCGATAATCGAGTACAGAAAATAGATGGGAGGGTTCGCATTCTAGGCTACGTATGATTCGATTTTCCGGAAAATCGAGGTGGAGGATATATCTGTAATTCCTGTGAAATGTGGGAGCTCCCTCATTCATTGTATTCACGATAGAACTTCCCACTCCCACCTCATCCAACCACAAAAGATAATTAAAAAGGTAACAGCGAGACACGCCATGTGCTTGCGCGAGAACACCTAAAAGACTCCAACTTGCCGTCCCCAGCCGAACGTTTACTCGCTTCATTTTAGAATGACCCGGGCTCGGCTGATATAAAGTCTTGCCCGCTTTCTTTCCTAAACGTTTTACGGAACTCAAATATTTCCCATATCGCATCAAAAGTACGGGGACTCTTCTGGGCAGTAGTCTCCTTTCCCTTTCATCGTAACGAGAAAGGGTAGAATCCGGTATCAATAAGGTAACCACGTCCGTCTTGTTTTCGCGCAGAAGGGAACGAATTTCCTGTTCGGAATTTAATAATAAGCAACCCATACCTCAGACGGTTCTCGATCTTCTCTTCTCGAGTCAAAGTCCTATAAAAAAATGAACATTTAAAAAGTTTTTTTTACTCTCCGAAGCAAAAAGACCTTCGTATGGAACAACCAAAATCTTTTCTTATTTTTTTAAGAAATCGGAAAATGCCCGCTCTCGTTGGAAGAATCAAAAAAGGAAAAGAGAATCGGAAAGAAAGAGCAGAAGACGGATTGAAGCTTCAATCGAAAAAAGTTAAGTTTACCAATCCATGCCTGAAAGAGAAGAACTCATTCTTTTAAATTGAGCTCTTCCACTATTTCCAAAAGAATTTTCGTTTTCTCCATCGGATTTGGATCTACGAGAATTTCCTGTTTTTTTGAAAATTCAAAATTAAGAATGGAAGCAATAAAATCGATCGGAAAAGGATGCGTCATGAGTTCGTTCATTCTCAGAATGAGGTCTTCCCCGGCGCCCTCGGAAAGAAGAATTCTCTTGGTCATAAAAAGTAGTCTTTCAAAAATCTTCTTAAAATTTTCGTCTTTGAGATAGTCAAAATCAGGTTCTATCTTTTCTATACGAGCTACCCGAAATGGTTCCACAGTTTCATAGTCTATCAGTTTTGCGATTCCTTTGCCTTCTAAGAGAATATTGGATCTTCCGTCGGGAAGTGGATCTCTTCGAATGATCTTTCCCCAACCAAAGACGGTTTCGATTTCCGGATGTTTCGAAGGGGCTCTGGATTTAGCGGGAAGAATGGGTGCGACGGCCAATTCTTCTCCGGATTCCATACAATAATCCAACATCAATCTGTAGCGGGGTTCGAAGATATGAAGAGGTAAGTAAGTCCCAGGGAATAGAATGATTTCCGGCAAAGGAAAGATAGGGACAGTAGTAGTTGACACGGGAAGGATACTATAGCGGCTTAGAGAGAAACCGTAAATCAAAATCCAAAGGCTTGGTAGAATTTGTATTATTTGGACCGAAATCGTTTTCACACTTCCACAAAAAAACTTAAAGAGTTACGAATCATCGTAATCGGGGATTTTATTTTAGATGAATATCTGATCGGCGAAGTAAATCGGATATCTCCGGAAGCCCCCGTTCCCGTCGTTTGGGTAAGAAAGGAAAAGATTACTCTAGGGGGTGCCGGAAACGTAGTCAAAAATTTATCGAGTTTGGGAGTGAAATCCGTCGTCCTCGGAAGAGCCGGAAAAGATGAAAAAGCGAAAAGTCTTTTAGAACTTCTTTCCAACGAAAACACAGACCGAGAAAAAAACTTTCTTCTTCAATCCGAAGAGGTTCCTACCATTCTCAAAACACGTGTCATTGCAGGGCATCAACAAGTCTGTAGAATCGATAAAGAAGAATTAAAGCCTATCACAAAAAAAGAAGAAGACCTTCTCATCCAAGCTTTCCTAGAAAGAATCGATTCTTCCGACGCGGTCATTCTTTCCGATTACGACAAGGGAACGTTAACTCCAAGACTCATCCAAGAAATTTCCAAAATCTGCTTCGATAAAAAAAAGATTGTCACCGTCGACCCTCAAGTAAGTCATTTTTTTCTATACAAAGGTGTGAGTATTCTCACGCCCAATCATCATGAAGCGGGGAAGGCGATCGGAAAAAAACTCGAAACGGATTCCGAAATTCTTCAAGCGGCACAAGAAATCACCGAAAAACTTTCTTCTCCTTCTCTTATGATCACAAGAGGTGAAAAGGGAATGAGCTTATATCTGACTTCCAAAAAAGAAATCTTTCATATTCCTACCGTCGCAAAAGAAGTCTTTGACGTAACCGGAGCAGGGGACACCGTGATCAGCGCTTATACCGCTTACCACGCGGCGGGACTCAGCGAGTTAGACGCAAGTGTAGTCTCCAATGCCGCCGCGGGAGTCGTCGTTGGAAAACTCGGTGCCGAAACAGTAACTCCGCAGGAACTCAATTCTTCTCTTCAATCGATGGGAACCTTTTCGGGTTAGAATATGGATTTGAAAAATCATATCGTTCCTTGGGAAGAAGCGGCTTCTTTTTCCGATCAGATCCGAAATTCAAAAAGAATCGTTTTCACAAACGGATGCTTCGATCTCGTTCATCGAGGACATCTCACCTATCTTTCTCAAGCGAGAGAACTGGGCGATTTTCTCTGGATCGGCCTCAACGGAGATTCTTCGGTAAAGAGGCTCAAAGGCTCGCAAAGACCCGTTGTTTCTGAAGAAGACAGAGCGATTCTTCTGGGAAACCTTCGTTTCGTTGACGCGGTCACAATTTTCAACCAAGATACTCCGTTAGAGCTCCTACAATTGATCCGTCCGACGATTCACGTCAAAGGGGGAGATTATAAAGTGGAAGATTTGCCGGAAACTCCTTTGGTCCGAGGATTCGGAGGAGAAGTCAAGATCTTG
Above is a genomic segment from Leptospira stimsonii containing:
- a CDS encoding LON peptidase substrate-binding domain-containing protein, with protein sequence MLPVSTTTVPIFPLPEIILFPGTYLPLHIFEPRYRLMLDYCMESGEELAVAPILPAKSRAPSKHPEIETVFGWGKIIRRDPLPDGRSNILLEGKGIAKLIDYETVEPFRVARIEKIEPDFDYLKDENFKKIFERLLFMTKRILLSEGAGEDLILRMNELMTHPFPIDFIASILNFEFSKKQEILVDPNPMEKTKILLEIVEELNLKE
- a CDS encoding peptide MFS transporter is translated as MDVQSKTLSSHPKSLSILFLTETWERFSFYGMRALLVLFLTKVFHYSDPVAQDIYGYYIGLVYLTPLIGGYLADRYLGFKVSIYLGTTLMMFGHLSLAFETKPFFFLGLALLIIGVGFFKPNISTVMGRIYEEENKNHMKDSGFTIFYMGINLGGFLGPIFCGYFSAAFGWGYGFGVAAFGVLFGILIFLFGQRIFPKSVFEPGRKIQLNQSLTPNPLTKEEKERVAVIFIFATFMIIFWGVFEQIGSSMNLFIDRHVDRNLFGYEIPTPLFQSLNPLLILLFAPLVAAFWTALAKRNLKPDTSTRFAYGFLILSLGYITLVAATYDFQRGNKISALWLLLMVALITIGELFTSPVGLSLVTKLAPNHLGGFLMGVWFISSFFGGILTGKLGGLMSTESFPSFFGMFAGLAFIGSIVLYLARKKFQKWMHGGDL
- a CDS encoding C40 family peptidase, which produces MYRILFYFFILFLFQTKLFSDPFSDLLKEDFETGQTLLIKNSVFQKLGSKSKDTRVMEITKNTIPWAIMEGLAPNAVAELIVNQYYVSLSGMRFTESEDAIPALAKQKLSEKDFVLVSLFVKETDQAGIREEIRNVFLSTALKSRWDGFSILAGGRALIAGKYVGIPENRLASRILSLLPTKGGNAPFEKTDSAFRQAIFFNPTNDRYTLASDLLSQLKALHSGTKSKSLDSWTTSIATARSLDSGLDSAGEIVIGDRPKFGFEENIPEPPLVPEVEPEAPVNPGKSDWEVLHSSRLLSVVKEWQGTPYYWGGTSKKGVDCSGFTFSSLTDSRVGVPAKIVPRLGRDQAKSGAHVSHDDLQAGDLIFFSASPNQSKITHVGLVISDKEFSHASSTRGVVIDKISMKWWIDRYVTSRRVFKKVTP
- the rfaE2 gene encoding D-glycero-beta-D-manno-heptose 1-phosphate adenylyltransferase is translated as MDLKNHIVPWEEAASFSDQIRNSKRIVFTNGCFDLVHRGHLTYLSQARELGDFLWIGLNGDSSVKRLKGSQRPVVSEEDRAILLGNLRFVDAVTIFNQDTPLELLQLIRPTIHVKGGDYKVEDLPETPLVRGFGGEVKILPFVPGKSTSLLIEKILKL
- a CDS encoding cob(I)yrinic acid a,c-diamide adenosyltransferase → MKIYTKKGDFGQTSLATGVKVLKSDRRVELYGTADELNSTIGVVKAFLSSESILHSPLERIQNLLFELGSELAGFRPKEESCILEEDTFFLEQEIDSMQEKLTPLKKFILPGGTKASSFLHISRTVSRRLEREMVHYKEEGLEILSQPMIFMNRLSDYFFVAARYANLEEKIQEPTWTSRAKL
- a CDS encoding DUF1564 domain-containing protein, translated to MGCLLLNSEQEIRSLLRENKTDVVTLLIPDSTLSRYDERERRLLPRRVPVLLMRYGKYLSSVKRLGKKAGKTLYQPSPGHSKMKRVNVRLGTASWSLLGVLAQAHGVSRCYLFNYLLWLDEVGVGSSIVNTMNEGAPTFHRNYRYILHLDFPENRIIRSLECEPSHLFSVLDYRDWFDS
- the rfaE1 gene encoding D-glycero-beta-D-manno-heptose-7-phosphate kinase — translated: MYYLDRNRFHTSTKKLKELRIIVIGDFILDEYLIGEVNRISPEAPVPVVWVRKEKITLGGAGNVVKNLSSLGVKSVVLGRAGKDEKAKSLLELLSNENTDREKNFLLQSEEVPTILKTRVIAGHQQVCRIDKEELKPITKKEEDLLIQAFLERIDSSDAVILSDYDKGTLTPRLIQEISKICFDKKKIVTVDPQVSHFFLYKGVSILTPNHHEAGKAIGKKLETDSEILQAAQEITEKLSSPSLMITRGEKGMSLYLTSKKEIFHIPTVAKEVFDVTGAGDTVISAYTAYHAAGLSELDASVVSNAAAGVVVGKLGAETVTPQELNSSLQSMGTFSG